The Gemmatimonadota bacterium DH-78 region CGCGGGTGTCCCCATCGGGCAGATCGAAGAGCACCTCTTCGAGCAGGGTGGTCATGACCGTCTGGAGCCGCCGAGCTCCGATGTTTTCCATCCGGGTGTTGAGCTCCGTCGCGATCCGGGCGATCTCGCGCACCCCTTCCTTCGTGAACTCGAGGGTGGCTCCCTCGGTCTCGACCAGGGCGCGGTACTGGTTGAGGAGCGCGTTGCGCGGCTCCTCCAGAATCCGCACGAAGTCCTCCTCGCCGAGCGAATCGAGTTCGACCCGGATCGGGAAGCGGCCCTGCAGCTCGGGAATCAGGTCGCTGGGCTTGGAGACGTGGAAGGCGCCGGCCGCGATGAAGAGAATGTGGTCGGTGCGGACGATGCCGTACTTGGTGGTGACTGTGGAGCCCTCCACGATCGGGAGCAGGTCGCGCTGTACCCCTTCGCGGCTCACATCGGGACCCGCTCCTCCCCGCTCCCCGGCGATCTTGTCGATCTCGTCGAGGAACACCATGCCCATGTCTTCGGTGCGGTTGAGCGCCTCGTTCACCACCTCGTCCATGTCCACGAGCTTGTCGAGCTCGTCCTGCACGAGGATCCGGCGTGCCTCGGCCACCGTCATCTGCCGCCGCTTGGTCTTCTTCGGCAGCATGTCCTGCAGCATCTCGGTGAAGTTGTAGTCCATGCCCTCACCGCCCATCGGCACCATCATCCCGTCGAGACTCGGGGCCTGCGACACCTCCACCTCCACCTCGCGGTCCTCGAGCTTGCCGTCCTTCAGCAGGGCGCGGAGCTTCTCGCGGGTGCGGGCGCGCCGGCTCTCCAGCTCTTCGTCTTCATCGCCGGGCAGGCGGGGCTGAACCCCGCCCGGACCCGCCACGAATACGGGGCGCGACTCGCCCTCGGCCGCCTCGGCCGCACCCTCCTCGCTGCCCGAAGCCGGAAAGAGCAGATCGAGCAGTCGCTCCTCCACCCGCGCCTCGGCCACCTCGGCCACCTCGTCCTCGCGCTCGGCCCGCACCATGTTGATCGCGCCGTCGACGAGATCGCGGATCATGCTCTCGACATCGCGGCCGACGTAGCCCACCTCGGTGAACTTGCTGGCCTCCACCTTCACGAAGGGGGCCCCCGCCAGCCGCGCCAGGCGACGCGAGATCTCCGTCTTTCCGACGCCGGTGGGACCGATCAGGATCAGGTTGCTGGGCACGATCTCGTCGCGGAGATCGTCGTCGACCCGCTGGCGGCGCCAGCGGTTGCGCAGGGCGATCGCCACCGCCTTCTTGGCCTCGTCCTGGCCAACGATGTAGGAGTCGAGCTCGGCCACGATCTGGCGGGGGGTGAGCCAGTCCGCCCAGTCGTCTTCGGTGCCGTCGGCGGGCCGCCCGTCCGGATCGACCGGAGGGTGGTCCGACGACCGCGCAGGGGTGTCGCTCATGCCTCGGAGTCCTCGTCCAGTTCCAGGACGGAGATGTCGTGATTCGTGTAGATGCAGATGTCGGCGGCGATCGTGAGGCTCTCGCGCACCACCTCGGGCGCCGACAGAGTCGAGTGCGCCACCAGGGCGCGCGCCGCGGAGAGGGCGAAGCTGCCCCCCGACCCGATCGCCACCACCTCGTCGTCGGGCTGGATGACGTTGCCGTCGCCCGAGATCAGGAAGAGGTGGTCGCGATCCGCCACCACGAGCAACGCCTCGAGCCGGCGCAGGAAGCGGTCGGTGCGCCACTCCTTCGCCATCTCGACCACGGCGCGGGTGAGGTTGCCCGGGTAGCGGTCCAGCATCTCTTCGAGCTTCTCGAAGAGCGCGAAGGCGTCGGCCACCGCGCCGGCGAACCCGGCCAGGATCCGGCCGTCCTTGAGGGCGCGCACCTTGCGGGCCTTCGACTTCATGACGGTGTCCCCGAGGGTGACCTGTCCGTCTCCGCCCATCGCGACACGTCCGTCGCGTCGCACGGCCACCACGGTCGTGGCTCGCAGTTGAGGAGAACTCATCGCC contains the following coding sequences:
- the hslU gene encoding ATP-dependent protease ATPase subunit HslU, whose amino-acid sequence is MSDTPARSSDHPPVDPDGRPADGTEDDWADWLTPRQIVAELDSYIVGQDEAKKAVAIALRNRWRRQRVDDDLRDEIVPSNLILIGPTGVGKTEISRRLARLAGAPFVKVEASKFTEVGYVGRDVESMIRDLVDGAINMVRAEREDEVAEVAEARVEERLLDLLFPASGSEEGAAEAAEGESRPVFVAGPGGVQPRLPGDEDEELESRRARTREKLRALLKDGKLEDREVEVEVSQAPSLDGMMVPMGGEGMDYNFTEMLQDMLPKKTKRRQMTVAEARRILVQDELDKLVDMDEVVNEALNRTEDMGMVFLDEIDKIAGERGGAGPDVSREGVQRDLLPIVEGSTVTTKYGIVRTDHILFIAAGAFHVSKPSDLIPELQGRFPIRVELDSLGEEDFVRILEEPRNALLNQYRALVETEGATLEFTKEGVREIARIATELNTRMENIGARRLQTVMTTLLEEVLFDLPDGDTRAVVVDAEYVGSHLDAIVDDEDLRRYIL
- the hslV gene encoding ATP-dependent protease subunit HslV; translation: MSSPQLRATTVVAVRRDGRVAMGGDGQVTLGDTVMKSKARKVRALKDGRILAGFAGAVADAFALFEKLEEMLDRYPGNLTRAVVEMAKEWRTDRFLRRLEALLVVADRDHLFLISGDGNVIQPDDEVVAIGSGGSFALSAARALVAHSTLSAPEVVRESLTIAADICIYTNHDISVLELDEDSEA